A window of the Apostichopus japonicus isolate 1M-3 chromosome 8, ASM3797524v1, whole genome shotgun sequence genome harbors these coding sequences:
- the LOC139971202 gene encoding uncharacterized protein: protein MEPQEENEITVAVEALRDLRSQNNEGLDSSTTDRKFVPTKEKASVPTTEKASALASVPTTEKANALASVSDHRDVIVPGVSSQTVSKDTTTTGEVSGQAVSDGSGKKRKIVAKNALHNTTKTLKGLSLPSNLQTVSLAFPLRDSQKKRILLPKPTASSNVVSIPLSSIISQTIGVPQGVHSKSRDAPVSVEDTLHGNREKEMKTKKSRERSFACLRCSTKTTTRQALWKHKRRFHSHEPQEGKTAERVSCDECDAFCCKTLKELLVHYNKAHGKKLRVLCKEFASKRDFEEWKKQTEKLCGSWFVLSNGKKVYENHTTRYYYCNKSGFSKGKGIRTSRRAAKIEGKCCAYMRKKQDRNTGQVTVEYSLDHIGHITKLDLSLLPQDISDVIKKWHSSGADVDTAVSEIYAKATGLVPATRHLPESLAYLKQKHIPKDQLERDVLTRMVTELRSRKDNPVLIYKPEGDVEYEMSSEDFVIGIQTQFQRELLKKHANKMICSHISQGNESFLMTLLVVDKDSNDVIPVCWLLGSVQEDRLFRPFLEALRAKCGNIETDLFVTNLSSALYHVWADTFSKPWRKLDCSWHVDEDWRSNLKIYIPDRENQLIVYAYLKALQYEGDEIHFRKILQEFMAFLGEASSEFKCYFSKNYLQGDRCSHWALCFRKGLSYENHLDGALYEAIRNVMLQSLQYLKTADLLLALLKVSWDISASHFARHPKKGKGNQTAREMKSHHSRSAAIHSDHFTIGDGEWSVSSSSDHSVNFLVRKVPGTCHCKSRCEVCGVCVHMYSCCCFDFLLGYSGCEHIHTIQMANEGGATLIEDSSSVVVSQEGGETRASLQHVLQNDEGNSEHSLQKEVLKKLKELEKCLKNISEDDILHKIHSQINVALVTAGESQELDQTAVSLIPNVLNSLDQ, encoded by the exons ATGGAGCCACAGGAAG AAAATGAAATCACTGTAGCAGTGGAAGCTTTGAGAGATTTAAGAAGTCAGAATAACGAAGGATTAGACTCTTCAACCACAGATAGAAAGTTTGTACCTACAAAAGAGAAGGCTAGTGTACCTACAACAGAGAAGGCTAGTGCATTGGCTTCTGTGCCTACAACAGAGAAGGCGAATGCACTGGCTTCTGTATCAGATCATAGAGATGTTATTGTGCCTGGAGTCTCATCACAGACTGTTAGCAAAGACACAACCACCACAGGGGAAGTCTCTGGTCAAGCAG TGTCAGATGGCAGTGGAAAGAAACGTAAAATTGTGGCCAAGAATGCTCTTCATAATACAACAAAGACTCTGAAAG GATTGTCCCTTCCATCAAATCTGCAAACTGTTTCTTTAGCCTTTCCTCTGCGGGATTCACAAAAGAAGCGAATACTGCTCCCCAAACCGACTGCAAGTTCTAACGTTGTCAGCATTCCATTGTCGTCCATAATAAGCCAGACCATAGGCGTGCCACAAGGAGTCCATTCCAAGAGCAGAGATGCCCCAGTGTCAGTTGAGGATACTCTCCACGGCAACCGAGAGAAGgagatgaaaacaaagaaaagcaGGGAGAGGAGCTTTGCTTGCTTAAGATGCAGCACAAAGACCACAACTAGGCAAGCGTTATGGAAACATAAGAGAAGGTTCCATTCTCATGAACCACAGGAAGGAAAAACTGCTGAACGTGTGTCCTGCGATGAGTGCGATGCTTTCTG TTGCAAAACCTTGAAGGAATTATTAGTACACTACAACAAAGCTCATGGAAAGAAACTGAGGGTTCTCTGCAAGGAGTTTGCTTCCAAGAGAGACTTTGAAGAATGGAAAAAGCAAACGGAGAAGTTGTGCGGCTCTTGGTTTGTATTGTCCAACGGGAAGAAAGTCTACGAGAACCATACGACCAGATACTATTACTGTAATAAGTCTGGCTTCTCCAAAGGGAAAGGAATAAGAACTTCGAGACGTGCCGCCAAAATTGAAGGTAAATGTTGTGCTTACATGAGGAAGAAGCAGGACAGAAATACTGGTCAGGTGACAGTAGAGTATTCATTGGATCATATCGGACATATCACAAAATTAGATCTGTCCCTCCTTCCCCAGGACATCAGCGACGTAATCAAAAAGTGGCATTCTAGCGGCGCCGACGTCGATACCGCGGTGAGTGAAATATACGCCAAGGCTACGGGTTTGGTTCCTGCCACAAGGCACCTTCCAGAAAGTCTAGCGTATCTCAAGCAGAAACACATACCAAAGGATCAGCTAGAGAGAGATGTACTGACTAGAATGGTGACAGAGCTGAGGAGCAGAAAAGATAATCCGGTCCTCATTTACAAACCGGAAGGAGACGTTGAATATGAGATGAGCAGCGAGGACTTTGTAATaggaatacaaacacaatttcAGAGAGAACTGCTCAAAAAACATGCTAATAAGATGATTTGTTCTCACATTAGCCAAGGCAACGAATCTTTCTTAATGACCCTGCTAGTCGTTGATAAGGATAGCAATGATGTCATACCAGTATGTTGGCTGCTCGGAAGTGTCCAAGAAGACAGACTTTTCCGACCCTTCTTGGAGGCTCTGAGAGCAAAGTGTGGTAATATAGAAACAGACCTCTTTGTTACCAATCTCAGTAGCGCTTTGTACCACGTTTGGGCCGACACGTTTTCTAAACCGTGGAGGAAACTCGACTGCTCGTGGCACGTGGATGAAGACTGGAGGAgcaatttaaaaatttacatTCCTGACAGGGAAAACCAATTGATCGTCTATGCCTACCTCAAGGCATTGCAGTACGAAGGCGATGAAATTCACTTTCGGAAAATTTTACAAGAATTCATGGCATTCCTTGGGGAGGCATCCTCTGAATTTAAATGTTACTTCAGTAAAAATTACCTGCAAGGAGACAGGTGTTCCCATTGGGCCCTTTGCTTCCGCAAGGGGCTGTCTTACGAGAATCACCTGGATGGAGCCCTCTATGAAGCTATCAGAAATGTCATGTTACAAAGTTTGCAATATCTAAAAACAGCAGACCTGTTGCTTGCTCTGTTGAAAGTTTCATGGGATATATCGGCAAGCCATTTTGCCAGACACCCAAAGAAGGGTAAGGGTAACCAGACAGCCAGAGAGATGAAATCTCATCATTCAAGGTCTGCTGCGATTCACAGCGATCACTTCACCATAGGAGATGGAGAATGGAGCGTCTCATCTTCTTCCGATCACTCTGTCAACTTCCTTGTAAGGAAAGTTCCCGGGACCTGTCACTGCAAGTCACGATGTGAAGTCTGTGGAGTATGTGTCCACATGTACTCTTGTTGTTGCTTTGACTTCTTGTTGGGTTATTCAGGGTGtgaacacatacatacaatacagaTGGCCAACGAAGGAGGTGCCACCCTAATTGAAGACTCATCCTCGGTAGTCGTATCGCAGGAAGGTGGAGAAACAAGAGCTTCCTTACAACATGTTCTACAAAATGATGAAGGTAATAGTGAACACTCGCTTCAAAAAGAAGTCTTGAAAAAGCTTAAGGAGCTAGAGAAATGCCTTAAGAATATCTCAGAAGAtgatattttacacaaaattcATAGTCAGATAAACGTAGCGTTAGTTACAGCTGGAGAGTCTCAGGAGCTTGATCAGACTGCAGTCAGCCTAATTCCTAACGTCTTGAATTCATTGGATCAGTAA